In a single window of the Natronosalvus caseinilyticus genome:
- a CDS encoding chemotaxis protein CheC encodes MTMMVDIRKLSFINEMAKVGTNGVADNMSKLTGEDAQMEVTKTNFIDVDDIQSQLEPGKRVGVRVRLLDPPHGHILILFPEASAKKITAIMLRDVVDDMSNVSGKMARSAVEEMGNMMASGFIDGWADVLGRAIDIAAPQLVYAPAGDIVVRTAGLGGDDLALFFDSDLSVPSYQIEAEIYAFPELEEFVEMVNGIDVHPA; translated from the coding sequence ATGACGATGATGGTCGACATTCGGAAGCTGAGCTTTATCAACGAAATGGCGAAAGTCGGGACGAACGGCGTCGCCGACAACATGAGCAAACTAACTGGCGAAGACGCCCAGATGGAGGTCACGAAGACGAACTTCATCGACGTCGACGACATTCAGAGCCAGCTCGAGCCGGGCAAGCGCGTCGGCGTTCGAGTCCGGTTGCTCGACCCGCCCCACGGACACATCCTCATCCTCTTTCCCGAGGCGAGCGCGAAGAAGATCACCGCGATCATGCTTCGGGACGTCGTCGACGACATGTCGAACGTCTCCGGGAAGATGGCCCGAAGTGCCGTCGAGGAGATGGGCAACATGATGGCCAGCGGGTTCATCGACGGCTGGGCCGACGTGCTCGGGCGCGCGATCGACATCGCCGCACCACAGCTCGTCTACGCGCCGGCCGGCGACATCGTCGTTCGAACGGCCGGGCTCGGTGGCGACGACCTCGCGCTCTTCTTCGACTCCGACCTCTCGGTGCCGAGCTATCAGATCGAAGCGGAAATCTACGCCTTCCCGGAGCTCGAGGAGTTCGTCGAGATGGTCAACGGCATCGACGTGCACCCCGCATGA
- a CDS encoding CheR family methyltransferase, with translation MSTDPAFERLLEYVEAELAFATSHYNTSYLDRRVSSRMRRTGCDSYEEYFELLQSEADEQRALLDSLSINVTGFFRNPDVWEGIRDVLRTLTERHESVHVWSAACADGREPYSLSMLAHDDVQIDESSIHILATDISEPALETARERTYTESRTVDLGDQLEFLDAYEQYVDHDPANETYRVRESIARPITFERHDLINGEAKSGFDLVICRNLFIYIDNAYKQSMLETIARSLRADGYLVIGKAETIPPTLKSAFAITDGRLRIYQREGSVGVSMNSESSN, from the coding sequence GTGAGCACCGACCCGGCGTTCGAACGCCTCCTCGAGTACGTCGAGGCGGAGCTGGCGTTCGCGACGAGCCACTACAACACGAGTTACCTCGACCGGCGGGTTTCCTCGCGGATGCGCCGAACCGGCTGTGACAGCTACGAGGAGTACTTCGAATTGCTGCAGTCGGAGGCGGACGAACAGCGGGCGCTGCTCGACTCGCTGAGCATCAACGTCACGGGCTTCTTTCGTAACCCCGACGTCTGGGAGGGGATTCGCGACGTGCTCCGGACGCTGACCGAGCGCCACGAGAGCGTCCACGTCTGGAGTGCCGCGTGTGCCGACGGTCGCGAACCGTACTCGCTGTCGATGCTCGCCCACGACGACGTCCAGATCGACGAATCATCGATCCACATTCTCGCGACCGACATTAGCGAACCGGCCCTCGAAACCGCGCGCGAACGGACGTACACCGAATCCAGGACGGTCGACCTCGGCGACCAGCTCGAGTTCCTGGACGCCTACGAGCAATACGTCGACCACGACCCGGCGAACGAAACCTACCGGGTGCGCGAGTCCATCGCCCGACCGATCACGTTCGAGCGACACGACCTCATCAACGGCGAGGCGAAGTCTGGCTTCGACCTCGTGATCTGCCGGAACCTGTTCATCTACATCGACAACGCGTACAAGCAGTCGATGCTCGAGACGATCGCCCGATCACTTCGAGCCGACGGCTACCTCGTTATCGGCAAGGCCGAGACGATTCCGCCGACGCTCAAGTCCGCGTTCGCGATTACCGACGGCAGACTTCGGATCTACCAGCGTGAGGGCTCGGTAGGGGTTTCGATGAACTCCGAGTCGTCCAACTGA
- a CDS encoding chemotaxis protein CheD — MKTYGTEPGVPEPVQVGISELVVSEGEDTLKSYGLGSCLAVALYDPDSDIGGLAHVMLPDGDAADNSDVKPGKYADTAIRALLRRMVERGASYTSVEAKIAGGSDMFQFESFGDGVGQRNVDAAKTELEKLGVPLIAEDVGGKHGRTVEFTPGTGTLIVRTANGEHGVTEL, encoded by the coding sequence ATGAAGACGTACGGAACCGAACCGGGGGTCCCCGAACCGGTGCAGGTCGGAATCTCGGAACTCGTCGTCAGCGAGGGCGAGGATACGCTGAAGTCCTACGGGCTGGGTTCGTGTCTCGCCGTCGCGCTGTACGACCCGGACTCCGATATCGGCGGCCTCGCACACGTCATGCTCCCGGACGGCGACGCCGCCGACAACAGCGACGTCAAGCCCGGAAAGTACGCCGATACGGCGATCCGGGCCCTCCTGCGGCGGATGGTCGAACGCGGCGCCAGCTACACCTCCGTCGAAGCCAAGATCGCCGGCGGGAGCGACATGTTTCAGTTCGAGAGCTTCGGCGACGGCGTCGGCCAGCGAAACGTCGACGCCGCGAAGACCGAACTCGAGAAACTCGGCGTCCCGCTGATTGCCGAGGACGTCGGCGGAAAACACGGCCGGACGGTTGAATTCACCCCCGGCACCGGTACCCTTATCGTTCGGACGGCCAACGGTGAGCACGGAGTGACCGAGTTGTGA
- a CDS encoding chemotaxis protein CheC, whose amino-acid sequence MKLDVNALGTFYRMAREGAGLAAGRLTKMTGVETQVGVTKLNFMRGEEIRHDFEDGTEKVGIRVELSGGLDGHSVVVFDRNSALRIVEMLIAEADVEEFDEMSMSAATEVGQVMNSGFIDGWADVLETVIDVSTPQFIEGTTAEPFFGDIDEAPGEGDMALLFQSHINAVGTELSFSHYLFPARDSMASLLERLRTSDGIEYDKLDGFDRMAEQGAEEVAKTATTLTGIETSVEIRRLNFVSLEAIPASVPNERLVGVAFEFDGTPSGYLLFLFDEESAHEIVDAMVPMETDDGDGFGEMERSAITELGNIMASGFLDGWANVLDTTIDHSPPEFIHDIGTAAVDPVIIQLGENQEFAFVFDTQVMADGREFDCDIYAIPDERDLERALNDLDVDRIEETPTTAEFGDVE is encoded by the coding sequence ATGAAACTCGACGTCAACGCCCTCGGCACGTTCTACCGGATGGCCCGCGAGGGCGCCGGGCTGGCGGCCGGTCGGCTGACGAAGATGACCGGCGTCGAGACGCAGGTCGGGGTCACGAAGCTCAACTTCATGCGCGGCGAGGAGATTCGACACGACTTCGAGGACGGCACCGAGAAGGTCGGGATCCGCGTCGAACTCAGCGGCGGTCTCGACGGCCACTCGGTCGTCGTCTTCGACCGCAACAGCGCGCTCCGCATCGTCGAGATGCTGATCGCCGAGGCCGACGTCGAGGAGTTCGACGAGATGAGCATGAGCGCCGCCACCGAGGTCGGCCAGGTGATGAACAGCGGGTTCATCGACGGCTGGGCCGACGTTCTCGAGACCGTGATCGACGTCTCGACGCCGCAGTTCATCGAGGGAACGACCGCCGAGCCCTTCTTCGGCGACATCGACGAAGCGCCTGGCGAGGGGGACATGGCCCTGCTCTTCCAGAGTCACATCAACGCCGTCGGCACCGAACTCAGCTTCAGCCACTACCTGTTCCCCGCGCGCGACTCCATGGCGAGCCTGCTCGAGCGACTGCGCACCAGCGACGGGATCGAGTACGACAAACTCGACGGCTTCGACCGGATGGCCGAGCAGGGCGCCGAGGAGGTGGCGAAGACGGCGACGACGCTCACCGGCATCGAGACGAGCGTCGAGATTCGACGCCTGAACTTCGTCTCGCTCGAGGCTATTCCCGCGTCCGTCCCGAACGAACGCCTCGTCGGGGTCGCCTTCGAGTTCGACGGCACGCCGAGTGGGTACCTCCTGTTCCTGTTCGACGAGGAATCCGCACACGAAATCGTCGACGCGATGGTGCCGATGGAAACCGACGATGGGGATGGATTCGGCGAGATGGAGCGAAGCGCCATCACGGAACTCGGGAACATCATGGCCAGTGGCTTCCTCGACGGCTGGGCGAACGTCCTCGACACGACGATCGATCACTCGCCGCCGGAATTCATCCACGACATCGGCACCGCCGCCGTCGACCCCGTCATCATCCAGCTGGGCGAGAACCAGGAGTTCGCGTTCGTTTTCGACACGCAGGTGATGGCCGACGGGCGCGAGTTCGACTGTGACATCTACGCCATCCCCGACGAGCGGGACCTCGAACGCGCGCTGAACGACCTCGACGTCGACCGCATCGAGGAGACGCCGACGACGGCCGAATTCGGAGACGTAGAATGA
- a CDS encoding methyl-accepting chemotaxis protein: protein MQNDSAELAQQEARNVDKWNQLNIQEHQSLESSVGTGEQVRLVAARNSISGGHSVHYVNLNENVTNSTVEELHGKAPAEIARDHSSEDGVIAWAAELGKIEPEYESNRDTLQSGGTVFGEPVSNFDTRTAIVPHVAADGTPVLSYVSSVDGKNEFLVVSLEIGAYTDEMIHNENEGRISFIVMETGGGDAQVVMDPSENVYLEEYSTKDSTEDFNLSAVGLEGQHFSIEKPNDALASAVGGNYGNEPYIGAAARVTEDSPFLVVIHTPESEAFGFVQDVQQYGIYASIGGILFVMLIGGVIGRNTSRSIDRLTTKAERMEEGDLDVEFETQRVDSIGRLYAGFATMRDSLKNQIQNAQNAREEAEQARAETEAINRHLEAKADEYRAVMQETAEGDLTARMDADTDNEAMQEIALEFNAMVAELEETTAGVKAFATDVATASEQVTASSEEVRSASEQVTESVQEISDGAERQNQSLQSVNHEMNGLSTTIEQIAASSNQVADIAERTAQTGKRGRDAAEDAIEGMAEIESESQSAVEEIERLEAEMEQIDELIEFITEVAEQTNMLALNANIEAARSGDSGEGFSVVAGEVKELAEETKTAAEDIEERLEAIQHQTEQTATEVQLTSDRVAEHTDSVQRAATALDEIADYAGETNVGVQEISAASEEQAASTQEVVSMVDEAATISEETTAESENVAAAAEEQTTALTEVSRSASDLANQAAQLSEALDRFDTNAQPALESGDVDDLESEGIAFDDATPSVTEAPTTDQSEQQTEESNPVEIGTGSETGMGEDGASDDGESNDIDAVDTVDTAGANESTLALESEVEADDGDDESDDSDDSDDMFTFGNSS, encoded by the coding sequence GTGCAGAACGATTCCGCAGAGTTGGCACAGCAGGAGGCCCGGAACGTCGACAAGTGGAATCAACTGAACATACAGGAACACCAGTCACTGGAGTCCTCGGTGGGAACGGGCGAACAGGTACGGCTGGTCGCCGCCCGGAATTCCATCTCCGGCGGCCATAGCGTCCACTACGTCAACCTCAACGAGAACGTGACGAACAGTACGGTGGAGGAACTTCACGGGAAGGCGCCGGCAGAGATCGCCCGAGACCACAGTTCCGAGGACGGGGTAATCGCCTGGGCAGCAGAGTTAGGCAAAATCGAACCCGAGTACGAGAGCAATCGTGATACGCTGCAATCAGGCGGTACGGTCTTCGGAGAGCCAGTGTCGAACTTCGATACCAGAACGGCGATCGTACCACACGTCGCCGCCGACGGGACGCCGGTGTTGAGCTACGTCTCGAGCGTCGACGGGAAAAACGAGTTCCTGGTAGTGTCGCTCGAGATCGGCGCGTACACCGACGAGATGATCCACAACGAAAACGAGGGTCGAATCTCGTTCATCGTCATGGAGACCGGCGGCGGCGACGCCCAGGTCGTCATGGACCCGAGTGAAAACGTCTACCTCGAGGAGTACTCGACGAAGGATTCGACGGAGGACTTTAACCTCAGTGCAGTCGGCCTCGAGGGTCAGCACTTCTCGATCGAGAAACCGAACGACGCACTCGCGTCCGCCGTTGGCGGCAATTACGGAAACGAACCGTACATCGGCGCGGCGGCTCGCGTCACCGAGGATAGTCCGTTCCTCGTCGTCATCCACACGCCCGAGTCCGAGGCCTTCGGCTTCGTACAGGACGTTCAGCAGTACGGCATCTACGCCTCCATCGGCGGCATCCTGTTCGTGATGCTCATCGGCGGCGTCATCGGGCGCAACACCTCGCGCTCGATCGACCGACTCACGACGAAAGCCGAGCGGATGGAAGAAGGCGACCTCGACGTCGAGTTCGAAACCCAGCGTGTCGACAGCATCGGTCGACTCTACGCCGGGTTCGCTACTATGCGCGACTCGCTGAAGAACCAGATCCAGAACGCCCAGAACGCCCGCGAAGAGGCCGAACAGGCCCGCGCGGAGACCGAAGCGATCAACCGCCACCTCGAGGCGAAAGCCGACGAGTACCGCGCGGTCATGCAAGAGACTGCCGAGGGCGACCTCACCGCCCGGATGGACGCCGACACCGACAACGAGGCGATGCAAGAGATTGCACTGGAGTTCAACGCGATGGTCGCCGAACTCGAGGAGACCACCGCCGGCGTCAAGGCCTTCGCGACCGACGTCGCAACGGCGAGCGAACAGGTCACCGCCTCGAGCGAGGAGGTTCGCTCCGCCAGCGAACAGGTCACCGAATCCGTCCAGGAGATTTCCGACGGTGCCGAGCGCCAGAACCAGAGCCTCCAGTCGGTCAACCACGAGATGAACGGCCTCTCGACGACGATCGAGCAGATCGCAGCCTCCTCGAACCAGGTGGCCGACATCGCCGAGCGCACAGCCCAGACGGGCAAGCGCGGACGCGACGCCGCCGAGGACGCCATCGAGGGCATGGCCGAGATCGAATCCGAGTCCCAGTCCGCAGTCGAGGAGATCGAACGGCTCGAGGCGGAGATGGAACAGATCGACGAACTCATCGAGTTCATCACCGAGGTCGCCGAGCAGACCAACATGCTGGCGCTGAACGCCAACATCGAGGCCGCTCGCTCGGGCGACTCCGGCGAAGGGTTCTCCGTGGTCGCCGGCGAGGTCAAGGAACTGGCCGAGGAGACGAAGACCGCGGCCGAAGACATCGAGGAGCGGCTCGAGGCAATCCAGCACCAGACCGAGCAGACGGCGACCGAGGTGCAGTTGACCAGTGACCGGGTGGCCGAACACACCGACTCGGTGCAGCGGGCGGCCACTGCACTGGACGAGATTGCCGACTACGCCGGCGAGACCAACGTGGGCGTCCAGGAGATTTCGGCGGCGAGTGAAGAACAGGCGGCGTCGACCCAGGAGGTCGTCTCGATGGTCGACGAGGCCGCGACGATTTCCGAGGAGACTACCGCCGAGAGCGAGAACGTCGCCGCTGCGGCCGAAGAGCAGACCACGGCCCTGACCGAGGTCTCCCGCAGCGCGAGCGACCTCGCGAACCAGGCGGCACAGCTCTCGGAGGCGCTCGACCGGTTCGACACCAACGCCCAGCCGGCGCTCGAATCTGGGGACGTTGACGACCTCGAGAGCGAGGGAATCGCGTTCGACGACGCGACCCCGTCGGTGACGGAGGCGCCAACTACCGACCAGTCTGAGCAACAGACCGAAGAATCGAACCCCGTCGAGATCGGGACCGGAAGCGAGACCGGAATGGGCGAAGATGGAGCGAGCGACGACGGCGAGTCCAATGACATCGATGCCGTCGATACCGTCGACACAGCAGGCGCAAACGAGTCGACGCTGGCTCTCGAGTCGGAAGTCGAAGCCGACGACGGCGACGACGAATCCGACGACAGCGACGACAGTGACGACATGTTCACGTTCGGCAACAGCTCCTGA
- a CDS encoding methyl-accepting chemotaxis protein, translating to MVSIVRRLVPRVIRRSYALKFAIVLLVLGCAVGAIGLVATEEVQTEVQSIVHEDHGTLAVQQAQGIRNWNANNEETVEAMARSSAIESGDAETIQTYLDDEIAGRYNSGAGRTYPHIHYIDADSGDIVASTKTDQDLNPVSELEGEWFDDLESISGTVTTGAYQSGTFGGNEERVAYVTDAGDLQDGYLLAYTVPLSFYEQQMRDGDSGVVMLVDGQDRVIASSPTGAKWANYDESTRPLETARSLSAGQGEGMLVEDGAQGVLTSRSSYSIGAGEEYVVGAAPVPGTDWVALVHTPSNSAYGFVQNIQQYGIYATLGIVLLVVLVGTALGFNTSRSIDRLTTKAERMEEGDLDVELESPRIDSIGRLYAGFDSMRNSLKNQIQNAQNAREEAEQARAETEAINRHLEAKADEYRAVMQETAEGDLTARMNAETENEAMEDIALEFNAMVAKLEETTAGVKAFATDVATASEQVTASSEEVRSASEQVTGSIQEIADGAERQNQSLQSVNHEMNGLSTTTEEIAASSNQVADIAERTAQTGKRGRDAAQDAIEGMDAIETESEAAVADIEALEAEMEQIDELIEFISEVAKETNMLALNANIEASRSNAGEDGFSVVAGEVKNLAEETKDAAEDIEERLEAIQARTADTAESVTNTSERVEANRDAIEDAVAALDEIADHAEETNVGVQEISAATEEQAASTQEVVSMVDEAATISEETTAESENVAAAAEEQTTALTEVSRSASNLSDQATRLSEALDRFDTDIGPRQVVDAETAVPVAGTNDPTPLPETGSDPSLEDETTPESVDDTSESLEDQRVDADETGDVERADDTASGDDQGDDDPSDVFTFGGEN from the coding sequence ATGGTGAGTATCGTCCGCAGACTGGTTCCACGAGTGATACGACGAAGCTACGCGCTGAAGTTCGCCATCGTGTTGCTCGTTCTGGGGTGTGCCGTCGGGGCAATCGGACTGGTCGCGACCGAGGAAGTACAGACGGAGGTGCAATCGATCGTGCACGAGGACCACGGGACGCTCGCGGTTCAGCAGGCACAGGGCATCAGAAACTGGAATGCGAACAACGAAGAGACCGTCGAGGCGATGGCTCGCTCGAGTGCGATCGAGAGTGGAGACGCCGAAACCATCCAGACGTATCTCGACGACGAAATCGCCGGTCGGTACAATTCGGGCGCCGGCCGGACGTACCCACACATCCACTACATCGACGCCGACTCCGGCGACATCGTCGCCAGCACGAAGACGGACCAGGATCTGAACCCCGTCTCGGAACTCGAGGGCGAGTGGTTCGACGACCTCGAGTCGATCAGCGGAACGGTGACGACCGGCGCCTACCAGAGTGGGACGTTCGGCGGGAACGAAGAGCGGGTCGCGTACGTGACCGACGCCGGCGACCTCCAGGACGGCTACCTGCTGGCGTACACCGTCCCGCTCTCGTTTTACGAACAACAGATGCGAGACGGCGACTCCGGCGTCGTGATGCTCGTCGACGGCCAGGATCGCGTCATCGCCTCGAGTCCGACCGGAGCGAAGTGGGCGAACTACGACGAATCCACTCGGCCACTCGAGACAGCGCGCTCGCTGTCGGCTGGACAGGGCGAGGGGATGCTCGTCGAGGACGGCGCCCAGGGCGTCCTGACCAGCCGATCCAGTTACAGCATCGGTGCCGGCGAGGAGTACGTCGTCGGCGCCGCGCCGGTTCCGGGGACCGACTGGGTCGCCCTCGTCCACACGCCGTCGAACAGCGCGTACGGCTTCGTACAGAACATCCAGCAGTACGGGATCTACGCGACCCTCGGCATCGTCCTGCTGGTCGTCCTGGTTGGCACGGCCCTGGGGTTCAACACCTCGCGCTCGATCGACCGGCTCACGACGAAAGCCGAGCGGATGGAGGAAGGCGACCTCGACGTCGAACTCGAGTCGCCCCGGATCGACAGTATCGGTCGGCTCTACGCCGGATTCGATAGCATGCGCAACTCGCTGAAGAACCAGATCCAGAACGCCCAGAACGCCCGCGAAGAGGCCGAACAGGCCCGCGCGGAGACCGAAGCGATCAACCGCCACCTCGAGGCGAAAGCCGACGAGTACCGCGCGGTCATGCAAGAGACCGCCGAGGGCGACCTCACCGCCCGGATGAACGCCGAAACCGAGAACGAGGCGATGGAGGACATCGCCCTCGAGTTCAACGCGATGGTCGCCAAACTCGAGGAGACCACCGCCGGCGTCAAGGCCTTCGCGACCGACGTCGCGACCGCCAGCGAACAGGTCACCGCCTCGAGCGAGGAAGTTCGTTCAGCTTCCGAGCAGGTGACCGGGTCGATCCAGGAAATCGCCGACGGCGCCGAGCGCCAGAACCAGAGCCTCCAGTCGGTCAACCACGAGATGAACGGCCTCTCGACGACCACCGAGGAAATCGCGGCCTCCTCGAACCAGGTGGCCGACATCGCCGAGCGAACGGCCCAGACGGGCAAGCGTGGGCGCGACGCCGCCCAAGACGCCATAGAGGGGATGGATGCCATCGAGACCGAATCCGAGGCCGCAGTGGCCGACATCGAGGCGCTCGAGGCGGAGATGGAACAGATCGACGAACTCATCGAGTTCATCTCCGAGGTGGCGAAGGAGACGAACATGCTGGCGCTGAACGCCAACATCGAGGCGTCGCGTTCGAACGCGGGGGAGGACGGCTTCTCGGTCGTCGCCGGCGAGGTCAAGAACCTGGCCGAGGAGACCAAAGACGCCGCCGAGGACATCGAGGAGCGACTCGAGGCGATCCAGGCCCGGACGGCCGACACCGCGGAGTCGGTGACGAACACGAGCGAGCGCGTCGAGGCGAACCGCGACGCCATCGAGGACGCCGTCGCCGCGCTGGACGAGATTGCCGACCACGCCGAGGAGACCAACGTGGGCGTCCAGGAGATCAGCGCAGCGACCGAGGAGCAGGCGGCGTCGACCCAGGAGGTCGTCTCGATGGTCGACGAGGCCGCGACGATTTCCGAGGAGACCACCGCCGAGAGCGAGAACGTCGCCGCCGCTGCCGAGGAACAGACCACGGCCCTGACCGAAGTCTCCCGAAGCGCGAGTAATCTGTCCGATCAGGCCACACGGCTCTCGGAGGCGCTCGACCGGTTCGATACTGATATCGGACCGAGGCAGGTTGTCGACGCCGAGACGGCGGTCCCCGTCGCGGGAACAAACGACCCGACACCGCTTCCCGAGACCGGATCGGATCCATCGCTCGAGGACGAAACGACGCCCGAATCGGTCGACGATACGTCCGAGTCCCTCGAAGACCAGCGAGTCGACGCCGACGAAACTGGCGACGTCGAACGAGCGGACGACACTGCGTCGGGCGATGACCAGGGCGATGACGACCCATCGGATGTCTTCACCTTTGGCGGGGAGAACTAG